Proteins from a genomic interval of Gossypium hirsutum isolate 1008001.06 chromosome A09, Gossypium_hirsutum_v2.1, whole genome shotgun sequence:
- the LOC107890256 gene encoding endonuclease 4 isoform X2, producing the protein MGFRRMGCHDLLWIVRLFFLMQLVHVVFSWGKHGHYAVCKIAEGYLTKDATATVKELLPDYANGELASVCSWPDDIKWYYRWYWTSPLHYVDTPSFKCNYNYGHNLTEALIFLAHYMADVHQPLHVGFTGDLGGSILKVRWYRKKTNLHHVWDTLIIDTAVKTFYGSDLSTMVRAIQRNITDAWSSDISSWNYCRHHKRVCPNQYAAESVRLACNFAYKNAKPGSILKDDYFLSRLPVVEKRLAQGGIRLAAVLNQLFNFEVKIGQSL; encoded by the exons ATGGGTTTTAGAAGAATGGGTTGCCATGATCTACTATGGATTGTAAGGCTATTTTTTCTTATGCAATTAGTTCATGTGGTATTTAGTTGGGGAAAACATGGTCATTATGCTGTTTGCAAGATAGCTGAG GGATATCTTACAAAAGATGCCACGGCTACAGTGAAAGAACTGCTCCCTGATTATGCTAATGGTGAGCTTGCATCTGTATGTTCATGGCCTGATGATATCAAGTGGTATTACCGCTGGTACTGGACCAGTCCCTTACACTATGTTGACACTCCAAGTTTCAAGTGTAACTACAACTACGGCC ACAATTTGACAGAGGCACTCATTTTCTTAGCTCATTATATGGCCGATGTTCATCAG CCATTACATGTTGGCTTCACAGGAGATTTAGGTGGGAGTATTCTTAAAGTTCGTTGGTATCGTAAGAAGACAAATCTACACCAT GTTTGGGATACATTGATTATTGATACTGCAGTGAAGACATTCTATGGCTCAGATCTTTCAACGATGGTTCGAGCTATCCAAAGGAATATCACA GATGCTTGGTCCAGTGATATATCATCATGGAACTATTGTAGACATCACAAAAGAGTTTGTCCTAACca GTATGCTGCTGAAAGTGTTAGGTTAGCATGTAACTTTGCGTATAAGAATGCTAAACCAGGAAGCATCTTAAAAG ATGATTATTTCCTCTCTCGGTTGCCTGTCGTGGAGAAGAGGCTCGCTCAAGGCGGGATTCGTCTTGCCGCTGTGCTCAACCAGCTATTTAATTTCGAAGTGAAAATCGGACAATCAttgtga
- the LOC107890256 gene encoding endonuclease 4 isoform X1, with protein MGFRRMGCHDLLWIVRLFFLMQLVHVVFSWGKHGHYAVCKIAEGYLTKDATATVKELLPDYANGELASVCSWPDDIKWYYRWYWTSPLHYVDTPSFKCNYNYGRDCYDSSGRRNNCVTGAIFNYTKQLFSAYQGYNPNLKYNLTEALIFLAHYMADVHQPLHVGFTGDLGGSILKVRWYRKKTNLHHVWDTLIIDTAVKTFYGSDLSTMVRAIQRNITDAWSSDISSWNYCRHHKRVCPNQYAAESVRLACNFAYKNAKPGSILKDDYFLSRLPVVEKRLAQGGIRLAAVLNQLFNFEVKIGQSL; from the exons ATGGGTTTTAGAAGAATGGGTTGCCATGATCTACTATGGATTGTAAGGCTATTTTTTCTTATGCAATTAGTTCATGTGGTATTTAGTTGGGGAAAACATGGTCATTATGCTGTTTGCAAGATAGCTGAG GGATATCTTACAAAAGATGCCACGGCTACAGTGAAAGAACTGCTCCCTGATTATGCTAATGGTGAGCTTGCATCTGTATGTTCATGGCCTGATGATATCAAGTGGTATTACCGCTGGTACTGGACCAGTCCCTTACACTATGTTGACACTCCAAGTTTCAAGTGTAACTACAACTACGGCC GAGACTGCTATGATTCTTCTGGACGCAGAAATAATTGTGTAACTGGAGCAATTTTCAACTATACAAAACAACTATTTTCAGCTTATCAAGGATATAATCCCAATTTGAAAT ACAATTTGACAGAGGCACTCATTTTCTTAGCTCATTATATGGCCGATGTTCATCAG CCATTACATGTTGGCTTCACAGGAGATTTAGGTGGGAGTATTCTTAAAGTTCGTTGGTATCGTAAGAAGACAAATCTACACCAT GTTTGGGATACATTGATTATTGATACTGCAGTGAAGACATTCTATGGCTCAGATCTTTCAACGATGGTTCGAGCTATCCAAAGGAATATCACA GATGCTTGGTCCAGTGATATATCATCATGGAACTATTGTAGACATCACAAAAGAGTTTGTCCTAACca GTATGCTGCTGAAAGTGTTAGGTTAGCATGTAACTTTGCGTATAAGAATGCTAAACCAGGAAGCATCTTAAAAG ATGATTATTTCCTCTCTCGGTTGCCTGTCGTGGAGAAGAGGCTCGCTCAAGGCGGGATTCGTCTTGCCGCTGTGCTCAACCAGCTATTTAATTTCGAAGTGAAAATCGGACAATCAttgtga
- the LOC107890021 gene encoding secretory carrier-associated membrane protein, which produces MNITLFEMQYLKRKERELEAKEAEIRKREEEVKKKEEALARAGVFLYIKNWPPFLPIIHLDIANEIQDYLHRMQYVAFATFLGVILCLLWNVISVSAASLKGRGIEIWFLAMIYLVVGVPGACFLWYRPLYRACRKDSAFRFGWFFIFYMLHICFCIFAAVAPPIFYQGLSLPGILSALYVWSHNTLVGIFYFVGFGFFCAEALLSIWVIQRVYRFFRGTGKAAEAKSRAARGIAMAAES; this is translated from the exons ATGAACATTACCCTGTTTGAAATGCAGTATTTAAAGCGTAAAGAGAGAGAACTTGAAGCCAAGGAAGCTGAAATCAGAAAAAGAGAGGAG gaagttaaaaagaaagaagaagctcTTGCTAGAG CTGGAGTTTTTCTGTATATAAAAAATTGGCCACCATTTTTACCAATCATACACCTTGATATTGCAAATGAAATACAAGATTATCTACACCGTATGCAATATGTAGCTTTCGCCACTTTCTTAG GAGTGATCCTTTGCCTTCTCTGGAATGTCATATCTGTTTCTGCTGCAAGCCTCAAAGGGAGAG GAATTGAAATCTGGTTCCTTGCCATGATCTACTTAGTAGTAGGGGTACCAGGAGCCTGTTTTTTGTGGTACCGCCCACTATATCGCGCTTGCAG GAAAGACAGTGCATTTCGGTTTGgatggtttttcatattttatatg TTACATATATGCTTCTGCATCTTTGCTGCTGTTGCTCCTCCTATATTTTATCAAGGGTTATCGTTACC GGGAATACTGAGTGCGTTATATGTTTGGAGCCACAATACTCTGGTTGGG ATCTTTTACTTCGTCGGGTTCGGATTTTTCTGTGCCGAGGCGCTGTTAAGCATCTGGGTCATTCAG AGAGTATATAGGTTTTTCCGAGGTACTGGTAAGGCCGCAGAGGCGAAGAGCCGAGCTGCAAGAGGAATAGCAATGGCTGCAGAAAGTTAA